A window of Mytilus edulis chromosome 10, xbMytEdul2.2, whole genome shotgun sequence contains these coding sequences:
- the LOC139491745 gene encoding E3 ubiquitin-protein ligase TRIM71-like, giving the protein MASNTSNCGVCNLRHLSNPSTHWCQDCDEALCSECKEHHTLLKATRGHTTIPINDYKKLPAFITDIKQFCDIHNEKYQNYCQKHECPICCKCIQDHAKCTENIVHIETVIKQAKTSQIFQDLNQCVSDLLSNTKQMRTAREDNLAKVADQRKSAVKKIRDFRIEVNHHLDVVEKDLIIKLQDAESECSQQIIEVIKSLNEVESEISNFDNILEGIKQHASELQVYLATREIEQQVSEKEKRLISMMENRHFDDFTVGLKIDTKIRNILSDVKIFGTVSIKTVPTNYKLINRKSRQAQLVTTVQSFDIIRLMQIRKFDSGSKNVTGCTILPDGRMAFTKYGQKRLSIRKADGSPDFEISLKESNAFDFTLVKDAIVAVSCGYHERDRKCIQIIDLKSREITKILNTTNRVYGIVCVDESLVFCGYDPNGINDFDVKNEQQSKISSTIDVRSWSYITYFKNKFYVTNADNHTVTSFDNKGNVIWAYKDDVNMKNPQGISVDNSGNVFVASEGSNNVTIISPDGSCAKQILDNKDGSAEPRVLHYDRSTNQLLVANANGTVYLCIVDYDAPVL; this is encoded by the coding sequence ATGGCTTCCAATACTTCCAATTGTGGCGTCTGTAACCTCCGACATCTTTCGAATCCATCTACACACTGGTGTCAAGACTGTGACGAAGCTCTCTGTTCAGAATGCAAAGAACACCATACTTTATTAAAAGCAACACGTGGTCATACAACTATTCCAATTAATGATTATAAAAAATTACCTGCCTTCATAACCGATATTAAACAATTCTGTGACATACACAATGAAAAGTATCAAAACTATTGTCAGAAGCATGAATGTCCGATTTGCTGCAAGTGCATTCAAGACCATGCCAAATGTACAGAAAATATTGTACACATCGAGACAGTAATAAAGCAAGCAAAGACGTCCCAAATTTTCCAGGATTTGAACCAGTGTGTTTCAGATTTACTATCAAACACCAAGCAGATGAGGACAGCCCGTGAAGATAACTTGGCTAAAGTAGCAGATCAACGCAAATCAGCAGTCAAGAAAATTCGAGATTTTAGAATAGAAGTGAACCATCATCTCGATGTTGTTGAGAAGGATCTGATTATAAAGCTTCAGGACGCCGAGAGTGAATGCAGTCAACAAATTATAGAAGTCATTAAAAGCCTCAATGAAGTAGAATCCGAAATTTCGAACTTTGACAACATATTAGAAGGTATAAAGCAACATGCTTCAGAACTCCAAGTGTATTTGGCGACCAGAGAAATCGAACAACAAGTCTCGGAAAAAGAAAAACGATTGATCTCCATGATGGAAAACAGACATTTTGATGATTTTACTGTCGGTTTGAAAATAGATACAAAGATAAGAAATATTCTATCCGATGTAAAGATATTTGGAACAGTATCTATTAAAACAGTACCAACCAATTACAAATTAATTAACAGGAAATCAAGACAAGCTCAACTAGTGACAACAGTCCAATCTTTCGACATTATAAGGTTAATGCAGATTAGAAAGTTTGATTCTGGTAGTAAAAACGTAACCGGATGTACCATCCTCCCTGACGGACGAATGGCATTTACTAAATACGGTCAAAAGCGGTTGTCCATCAGAAAGGCAGACGGAAGTCCTGATTTTGAGATTTCATTAAAAGAAAGTAACGCATTTGATTTCACTTTAGTTAAGGATGCGATTGTTGCTGTTAGTTGTGGGTATCATGAACGCGATAGAAAATGCATTCAGATAATTGACCTGAAATCACGAGAAATAACCAAAATCCTTAATACAACTAATAGGGTCTATGGGATAGTGTGTGTTGATGAATCGTTGGTATTCTGTGGGTATGATCCAAATGGGATTAATGATTTTGATGTGAAAAATGAACAACAGAGCAAGATAAGCAGCACTATTGATGTTAGGTCATGGTCATATATAACTTACTTTAAAAACAAGTTCTACGTGACGAATGCAGATAATCACACTGTTACTAGCTTTGATAACAAAGGAAATGTTATCTGGGCTTACAAGGATGATGTAAATATGAAAAACCCACAAGGTATTTCTGTTGATAACAGCGGGAATGTGTTTGTTGCATCTGAAGGATCAAACAATGTAACCATCATATCACCTGATGGAAGCTGTGCAAAACAGATACTCGACAATAAAGATGGATCAGCAGAACCACGTGTACTGCATTATGATCGTTCTACCAATCAACTCCTCGTAGCTAATGCCAATGGTACGGTTTATTTGTGTATCGTAGATTATGATGCACCTGTTCTGTGA
- the LOC139491746 gene encoding tripartite motif-containing protein 2-like has protein sequence MASNISICGICDLRHLSSPSTHWCQDCDEALCSECKEHHTLLKATRGHTTIPIDDYKQLPTFITNIKQYCDIHNEKYQNYCQKHECPICYKCIQDHVKCAETILPLETVIEHSKTSQIFQDLNQCVSDLQSNITQMRTAREDNLVKVADQCKSAVKEIREFRIKLNRHLDAVEKGLIIKLQDAVNKCCLQIKEVIKSLNEVESEISKFENLIQSIKQHASELQVYLATREIEKQLSDKETRLTSMMENKHFDDLYVCLDLDTKIRNILSDVKVFGTVTMETVPTNYKLTNTKSRQAQIITAAVKSFDDITLNQVHKFDSGSINVTGCIILPDGRMAFTGYGQKQLSIRNADGSPDFQIPLKESTAFDLTLVKDAIVAVSCGFYYDFYKKCIQIIDLNSREITKIIDTTNRAYGIVCVDELLVFIGCTPNGIYDIDMKTKKQSQISSTIDSGQWSYITYFKNKFYVTNGTNHTVTSFDNKGNIMWAYKDDVNMKEPRGISVDNSGNVFIASAGSNNVTIISPDGSCAKQILGKKNGLNEPCTLHYDRSTNQLLVANVKGTVYLFNV, from the coding sequence ATGGCTTCAAATATTTCCATTTGTGGCATCTGTGACCTCCGACATCTTTCAAGTCCATCTACACACTGGTGCCAAGACTGTGACGAAGCTCTCTGTTCAGAATGCAAAGAACATCATACGCTATTAAAAGCAACACGTGGTCATACAACTATTCCAATTGATGATTACAAACAATTACCTACCTTCATAACCAATATTAAACAGTACTGTGACATACacaatgaaaaatatcaaaactatTGTCAGAAGCATGAATGTCCGATTTGCTATAAGTGTATTCAAGACCATGTCAAATGTGCAGAAACTATTTTACCCCTCGAGACAGTTATAGAGCACTCAAAGACGTCCCAGATTTTCCAGGATTTGAATCAGTGTGTTTCAGATTTACAATCAAACATCACGCAGATGAGGACAGCCCGTGAAGATAACCTGGTTAAAGTAGCAGATCAATGTAAATCAGCAGTCAAGGAAATTCGAGAATTTAGAATAAAATTGAACCGTCATCTCGATGCTGTTGAGAAGGGTCTGATTATAAAGCTTCAGGACGCCGTGAATAAATGCTGTCTACAAATTAAAGAAGTCATTAAAAGCCTTAATGAAGTAGAGTCggaaatttcaaaatttgaaaacttaatACAGAGTATAAAGCAACATGCTTCAGAACTCCAAGTTTATCTGGCGACCAGAGAAATCGAAAAGCAACTATCAGATAAAGAAACCCGGTTGACCTCCATGATGGAAAACAAGCATTTTGATGATTTATATGTCTGTTTGGATCTAGATACAAAGATAAGAAATATTCTATCCGACGTGAAAGTGTTTGGAACAGTAACTATGGAAACAGTACCAACCAATTACAAATTAACCAACACGAAATCAAGGCAAGCTCAAATAATCACAGCCGCTGTCAAGTCCTTTGACGATATCACGTTAAACCAAGTACACAAGTTTGATTCTGGTAGTATAAACGTAACTGGGTGTATCATACTCCCAGACGGACGAATGGCATTTACTGGATACGGTCAAAAGCAGTTGTCCATCAGGAATGCAGACGGAAGTCCTGATTTCCAGATTCCATTAAAAGAAAGTACCGCATTTGATTTAACTTTAGTCAAGGATGCGATTGTTGCTGTTAGTTGTGGGTTTTACTATGACTTCTATAAAAAATGCATTCAGATAATTGACCTAAATTCAAGAGAAATAACCAAAATCATAGATACAACTAACAGGGCCTATGGAATAGTGTGTGTTGATGAATTGTTGGTTTTCATTGGGTGTACTCCAAATGGAATTTATGATATTGATATGAAAACTAAAAAACAGAGCCAGATAAGCAGCACCATCGATTCAGGGCAATGGTCCTATATAACTTACTTTAAAAACAAGTTCTACGTGACGAATGGAACAAATCACACTGTTACAAGCTTTGATAACAAAGGAAATATAATGTGGGCTTACAAGGACGATGTAAATATGAAAGAACCACGAGGAATTTCTGTGGATAACAGTGGAAATGTGTTTATTGCATCTGCAGGATCAAACAATGTGACCATCATATCACCTGATGGAAGCTGCGCAAAACAAATACTCGGCAAGAAAAATGGATTAAATGAACCTTGTACACTGCATTATGATCGTTCTACCAATCAACTCCTTGTAGCTAATGTCAAGGGAACGGTATATTTGTTTAACGTATAG